A stretch of the Prinia subflava isolate CZ2003 ecotype Zambia chromosome 33, Cam_Psub_1.2, whole genome shotgun sequence genome encodes the following:
- the LOC134563109 gene encoding zinc finger protein 850-like: MALEGSGQQAVGEAAVSGSAAQERNGEEKPRRCRTRRGCKRRSRGSEHERSSPGRGGGRSSELGVPEQPQEAEKPHKCSECGKSFRWRSELTIHQRIHTGEKPYECDQCKKRFPTSSKLLVHQRIHTDERPFRCPDCGMGFKAKSTLINHHRIHTGERPYECGECRKGFRSSSQLINHQTIHTGERPYECDQCKKRFPTSSKLLVHQRSHTDERPFRCPDCGMGFKDKSTLVSHRRIHTGERPYECPHCGKSFNTSSYLIIHQRSHTGERPYECGECGKSFSTRSTLNLHQMIHTGERPYECEQCKKRFPKSSQLLRHQRIHTDERPFRCPDCGMGFKAKSTLISHQRIHTGERPYECEQCKKRFQTSSNLLKHQRIHTGEKPHKCSECGKSFSQRSALIIHKRIHTGERPYKCGECKKRFQTSTYLLLHQLIHSDERPFRCPDCGMGFRHNFHLVRHRRIHTGERPYECEQCGKSFNTSSNLIRHQRSHTGERPYECEQCKKRFPTSSRLLRHQRTHTDERPFRCPDCRMGFQQKSTLVRHQRIHTGERPHECPQCGKSFSQCSALIRHQRIHTGEKPYECGECGKSFTRGSTLTQHQQSQH, translated from the exons ATGGCCCTGGAGGGCTCCGGGCAGCAGGCGGTGGGAGAGGCCGCTGTGAGCGGCTCCGCGGCGCAGGAACgcaacggggaggaaaagccgcGGAGATGCCGcacgaggaggggctgcaaacgcAGATCTCGGGGCTCCGAGCACGAAAGATCCAGCCCTggccggggaggcggccgcagctcggagctgggggtccctgagcagcctcaggaggcggagaagccccacaagtgctcggagtgtgggaagagcttcaggtggAGATCAGAACTGACCAttcaccagaggatccacaccgGGGAAaagccctacgagtgtgaccagtgcaagaagaggtttcccaccagctccaaGCTCCTCGTGCACCAGCGcattcacacggatgagaggcccttccgctgccccgactgcgggatgggcttcaagGCCAAATCCACCCTCATCAACCACCAtcgcatccacaccggggagaggccctacgagtgtggggagtgtaGGAAGGGCTTCAGGTCAAGCTCCCAACTGATCAACCACCAGACGATCCACACTGgagagaggccctacgagtgtgaccagtgcaagaagaggtttcccaccagctccaaGCTCCTCGTGCACCAGCGCAgtcacacggatgagaggcccttccgctgccccgactgcgggatgggcttcaagGACAAATCCACCCTCGTCAgccaccggcgcatccacaccggggagaggccctatgagtgtcCTCATTGTGGGAAGAGCTTTAACACAAGCTCCTACCTGATCatccaccagaggagccacacgggggaacggccctacgaATGTGgagagtgtgggaagagcttcagcacGAGGTCTACCCTGAATCTGcaccagatgatccacactggggaaaggccctacgagtgtgagcagtgcaagaagaggtttcccaaaagctcccagctccttcggcaccagcggattcacacagatgagaggcccttccgctgccccgactgcgggatgggcttcaagGCCAAATCCACCCTCATCAGCCAccagcgcatccacaccggagagaggccctacgagtgtgagcagtgcaagaagaggtttcagaccagctccaATCTCCTCAAGCACCAGCggattcacac ggGGGAGAAACCCCACAAGTGCtcggagtgtgggaagagcttcagccagcgCTCTGCTCTGATCATCCACAAGAGAATCCACACCGGGGAAAGGCCCTACAAGTGTGGGgagtgcaagaagaggtttcagaccagcacctacctcctcctgcaccagctaATTCACtcggatgagaggcccttccgctgccccgactgtgGGATGGGTTTCAGGCATAACTTCCACCTCGTCAGacaccggcgcatccacaccggggagaggccctatgagtgtgagcagtgtgggaagagcttcaacACGAGCTCCAACCTGATCAgacaccagaggagccacaccggggagaggccctacgagtgtgagcagtgcaagaagaggtttcccaccagctcccgTCTCCTCCGGCACCAGCGCActcacacggatgagaggcccttccgctgccccgactgcaGGATGGGCTTCCAGCAAAAGTCCACCCTTGTCAGGCAccagcgcatccacaccggggagaggccccacgagtgtccccagtgtgggaagagcttcagccagtGCTCTGCCCTGATCAgacaccagaggatccacacggGGGAGAAGCCCTACGAATGTGgagagtgtgggaagagctttacCAGGGGCTCAACCTTGACCCAACACCAAcagagccagcactga